CATATGAGCGGGTTTATATTTGTTTAAAATACACTCAACAATGCTTGGCTGGCCGATGACGAGAGGATCATTCACACGGTCTTGCACGTTGAAATAACGGTAAGGACTATCTGAAGAGATGCGGATATAGACTTCCGCTCGTGACTTGTACTCATCTGAATAAAGCGGATAGTTGCAAGGCCTCATGCAATGATGCGGATGTCTTGTAACTATCTCGATGTCATAACCAAAAGCGCCTTTAATCCAGTCTTCATAGAATTTGTAATTGAGCGATCCTTTGAGATGCCACTTGTACCCAGCCGCCTTTTGGCGTTCTGCTAATGTCTGCCCAGTCTGTCCACATTCAGGAAGAGCAAGAAGCTCCTCCCATTCGGGGAGCATCACGTTTGCCCAAGCTGGGTTAGTCTCATTAATTGCCTGATTTGCTTCAGCATCGATCTGCGCAAATGTGCTGCCAATTCCTGCGAATAGTTTGCTGAAAGTTCCTGTTAGCTTCTTACTCCAAGCCAAGCCGTTCGGCAGCAACTTCAGCCCTGCATCTTGATAATCTTTTTCACTCATCGCCATTCGATCTTTCCTAACACTAAGAGCTCAAATTCACCAGCCACAATCTCATCGGCGGTAGGCGATATTAAGCGGTGATCATACTCTCCAGCGGAGTTACTAATCGCCTGTGATAAGTGGGTTCTCGGCAATGATTTACTTGGTGCCGCATCTGCATTAATTGCTTTCTCCAAGCTATCCCTGACGTTTTCACGAAGTAAAAGAGTGTCAGGAATCAGTTTAATAATGAGATTAATCGGCTTAAGCTTAAGCGGAATGTAGATGACTTCTGCACCAGCAGGACTGCCAGTCCAACCGTTTGTGATAGGGTGCTTGTGCTTATCTAAGTATCCAGTAACAGAGGCCACATCAATTGAGGTTGGTAAGATCTCATTACGATCGTCGTAAACCCAAGCAACGCCGACTGTGTTGCCACCTCTTACA
The nucleotide sequence above comes from Ignatzschineria rhizosphaerae. Encoded proteins:
- a CDS encoding YmfQ family protein translates to MSEKDYQDAGLKLLPNGLAWSKKLTGTFSKLFAGIGSTFAQIDAEANQAINETNPAWANVMLPEWEELLALPECGQTGQTLAERQKAAGYKWHLKGSLNYKFYEDWIKGAFGYDIEIVTRHPHHCMRPCNYPLYSDEYKSRAEVYIRISSDSPYRYFNVQDRVNDPLVIGQPSIVECILNKYKPAHMEFIYHYEKKES